GCGGGTCCCCAATCCTGTTGAACCGGTAGATACATATTGCCTGCTTGTGATATAATTAAAACTGGTTTTTCCCAGGTAACTCTGGTAAAACAGGTTGCCTGTTGTACCTACGCTGCCATATAAACGTAAAGTGGAAAGAATGTTATTTGGCTGGAAAAAATGTTCCTGGTGCAGGCTCCAGCTGGCCCCGGCGGACCAATGGATTGTAGCTGGGTGATTTTTACTGTATTGAGACGACTCATCGGCATTGACAGTGCCTTCCAGCTGATACCGGTTATCGTAACTATAACCAAGGTTACCATAACCTGAAATAAGCCGGGTGGTTATTTTACCCGCATCGGGCCTGGTATTGAGATAGGCATTGCCCAAAGCCAGGTCAGCGAATTTATCGCTGGTAAAACCAGCCAATGTAATACCAGCCGACTGGCTGTTGGTTTGCTGGGCAATTACACCCGTGGAAACATACAGCTGGTGCCGGTCGATCTTTTTAGTATAATCCAGGTTCAGATTACCATCAATACTCAGGAAATCATTTGCAATCTGCGTATAGGTACCTCTTTTAAAAAAACTATCGGGCGGAAAGTTGGCAAAGGCAAGATGACTGGGTGGCAAAAAGTTGTTGGTTTCATCCGACTGTTTACTGATACTCATTCTGCCGCTCAGTTTGAAACCATTCCCGATGCTCCAGACAGCAGACAGCACATCGCTCAGCCTTGAATAATCAGTTGTATTGGTGGTAGACAGGCCGCCGTTCCAGGCAGGATTGAAAAAACGCACCGTATCGGGGTTGGCATACATATCCAACAGCTTTTTAAATCCATGGGTCACCGGGTTAACGGGGTCCCAGAAAGCATTCTGTTTGGCATAGTCGGCAAAATTGCCATATGGGGAATTAGCTGCTTTGGAAGAGGTTACGGAAAGATAATTGGTTAAAAAAACATTCTTTACGTGTACATTTAAATAAGCGCCCAGGTTGATGTTCTTTCTGCCGGAACCTTTCATCACCCCCTGCATAGCATTATACGCCACATCTGCTCCATAAGCAATATCAAGGTCCCCCCCCTCGAGCGATAATGAATGGCGTTGTCCTATGCCCGTTTGAGTAGGTACAGCCAGCCAGTTGGTGTTCACCCCATCATCTACCTGCTGCTGCCTGTTTTGCCAGGCTGCGGCATTATTTGTGTATACCCCTGCTGCTTTATCAAGACCCAGCTTTTCTGCTGCGGTTGGTAAATGATAGGAAGACAGATCGGGTGAAGCAATTTGCACCTGGCCGGTATATGTTACGTTCATACGGCCGGCTTTCGGCTTCAGGGTTTGAATAAGCAATACGCCGTTCCCACCCCGGGCGCCATAAGCTGCCGTGGCTACCGCATCTTTCAACACCACGATCCTTTCAATGCGGTTCACATCTATATCAAGCACACTTTGCAAGGCAACCTGTACCCCGTTCAATATTATCACCGGCTGGTTGGGGTTATAAATGTCACTGGCTACAAAATCGCCGGTGGAGGGATTCAATTGCGCATTGGTATTGGAAACACCTCCATGGGTGGCCATGGTAGCTGATGCTGGAAAATTATTGCGGCCTCTGATACTTATAGCAGGGGCTGCATTGGGATCGTTGCCGGTATAATTATTTACTTCAACTATTAAGGAGGGAGCAAAATATCTTAGAACGCTGATGAAGTTGAGGGCATTTACTTTTCGCAATTCGGCGCCATCGATGACCGAGTAAGCAGCCGCCGTATTTTCAAGCGGGCGCTGGTACAAACCGTTTGTAAAATCTTCCAGCGGCACATCCCTTTCCTGTTTAATCAGGCGAACCGTCAACTCCGGTTCTACCTTTTTATCCTGCGATAAATAACCGATCCTTGAGATATTGACCACCTGGTAGTTTTTCACCGAATCAAGTTCTGCATATCCGTTCTCATTTGTATAAAACCTGTGTTTACCAATCATGACAAGCGCTTTGTTCAAGCCCGTGTCGCCCGACAGGTCTTTAACATAGATCCTGACTTTGTGATAGATGGAAGGAATACTGTCGCGCCTGATGACCTGAAAGTTTTCCCGCGCATATAGTGTATTGACAAGACATAGCAGTACAACGCCAAAGGCAATTACAAGCTTCGTTTTTTTCATTAGCGAGTTATAGGTTTTGGAATACTGGAATGTTAAATTAACAGAGTTTTGGGAGGTTGTTTTGACTGTTCTACAAACTGGACATTCCAGTTGACCAATATTCCCTTCAGACTGACCAAAATTTCATCAACCAATACCATTGATTCGTCCGGCAAAAACAACAACATGTCCATTGAAAAAATTGTACGCCCAATATTTTAATAGATTACTGTGGTCAATTGCATTTTTAAAATTGAGTTTGTTTACTTTTTAATATTGAAACCTTGACGCCGCTGCTTTTTAATCGAAGGCCATTCCCTGTTTTGCTTGCTCACTGGGCGGCCTGGATCATTATATATTCGCTTAGCTATCTTCCCACTGCCTTAAATGCCCCCAGGATCAACTGGACCCTTTTTTACCAGCAATATCTGGGGTTGAGTTCTGTTAACTTCTTTTTATTTTACGTGGTAGCTTTTTACCTGTTGCGCGGGCTGGGCATGCAAAAAACCAGGTGGATCTGGTTGGCTATAAGCTGTATTGTATTGGTAATCTTGTTTACTTATTTGAAATTCCGGCTCTATACTTATTTCACCGGGCAGGCGCTCTATAACAATATAAATGCCCCTGAATTCCTGAAGCAGCGTTGGCATAAAGAAACAACCAAGCCCCTGGGGATCTTCAGCTACCACTTCAGAAGCTATTTTCAGGCGAATCTGTTCTATTCATTTTCGATTGTGGTGGTTGCCATAGCTTACCGCTCCGTTATTGCCTGGTACCTCCAGGAAAAAAGCAGGCGGGAACTGGAGAACCAGAAATTGAAGGCAGAACTGGCCTTCCTGGAAAGCCAGATCAACCCACATTTCCTGTTCAATGCCCTGAATAATATTTATGCCTTATCGGTGCAGGAAAACAGCAAATTGACTGGCAACAGTTTGTTGAAGCTGTCGGACCTGTTGCGGTATATGCTGTACGAAAAAGAGGAAGCGGGCGACCTGGTACCGCTCGATAAAGAGATCCTGCACATCAATAATTACATTGACCTGGAGAAGATCCGTCACCGGGGCCCCATTCATATTGATTTCTCCATACAAGGTGAGATAAATGGTAAAATGGTAGTGCCCCTGCTGATCTTTCCATTGATAGAGAACGCCTGCAAACATGGCATTCTTACTGACGCTAAAAGCCCGGTTACCATACTCCTGAACGTAACTGAAGACCGCCTGGAATTTTCACTGGCCAATTATTGCAATAATTACCAAAAGGACAAAGCGGGTGGTATTGGGGTGCAGAATGTAAAAAAACGACTGGAGTTGATCTATGGCGCACAACATAGCTTTCAGGAAATAAAAACCGGGAACAGGTATACTGTAAATTTAAACATACCATTATAACGTATTATGTCTTCTATGTTCACCTGCATGGTCATTGACGATGAGCCGCTGGCCATCCAATTGCTGGCAAACCATATCGGCAAACTGCCTTTTCTGGAACTTACCAACGAGTTCAATGATCCCATGGAGGCGTTGCTCAGTTTCAGCAACCATCCCGTTGATCTTATTTTCCTGGATATCCAAATGCCCCAGTTGAATGGCATTCAGTTTATGAAGCTGTTACAGAACCGGTCCCGGGTAATTATCACGTCTGCCTACCAGAAATACGCCATAGAAGGGTTTGAACACGATGTGGTGGATTATTTATTGAAACCCATCCGGTTTGAACGGTTTTACAAAGCGGTTGAAAAGGCTTATAAACTAAAAAATCCCGACCAGCAACCGGAGCCGCCAAAAGAATTACAACCTGCTACCGGTGGGTATATTTTTGTAAAAGTGGAAACGAGAATGGTAAGGATAGAACTGGATGATATTTTGTTTGTTGAGGGGTTGAAAAACTATGTATCCATCAATACAAAAACCCAAAAGTTCATTTCCCTGCAAACAATGAAACAACTGGAAGAAACTTTACCGCATAACCGTTTTGTACGGGTACACAAAAGCTTCATCATTGCGCTCGACAAGATCAGCTCCATCGAGCGCCAGGAAATAACTATCCAGGATCGCATTGTGCCCATTGGCCTTACTTTCCAGGAACAATTTTTCAAATTGCTGGATGCGCTGTAACGAAAACTCATCCATTAAAACCGGCAATTGGTACGGCAAAAACACCAATATATCCTTTGTCATTTTCTTTCCTTCATTAAATCAATAGATTACCGCCGTCAATACTATTTAAAAAACGTTCACTACATTTTAATATTGCCTCTTTTGACGCCCGCGCTTTTTAACAGAAGGCCTTTGTTTATATTTTTTGCTCATTGGGCAACCTGGTTGCTTGTATATGCGATCACCTTTCTTCCCATGGCATTGAATGCACCGTGGATCGGCTGGGCCTTTTTTTGTGAAAGCTTCCTGGTAATAGCCACTGTTAACTTCCTGCTGTTTTACCTGGCGGCTTTTTACCTGATGCAAAAGATTGAAATTAAAAGAACCAGGGGGGCCTGGTTAAGTATCAGCTGTCTTGTATTGCCCGTGTTATTAACTTACCTTAAATTCAGGATCTCGGTTTATTTTATGGGGCATGTGCTGGCCGATAAAACTGTACAACTGCCTGCTTCCTACCGGGAGCAATGGCAGGAAGCAACACAGGGAACCCGGGGCTTATTCAGCGCCCCCTTTAAAACCTATTTTCAAACGAACATCTATTTTTCGTTTTCCATTGTTGTAATAGCCATTGCCTATCGCTCGGCCGTTGCCTGGTACCTGCAGGAAAAGAACCGGCGCGAACTGGAGAACCAGAAATTACGGGCCGAACTTTCGTTCCTTGTAATGCAGGTAAACCCCCATTTCCTCTTCAATGCACTGAACAATATTTATTCCTTGCTGGTACTGGAAAACAGTAAACTGGCAGGGAACAGCATTCTTAAACTCTCGGAACTGCTGCGGTATATGTTGTATGAAAAAGCGGATGAGAACAATAAAGTGGCGCTTGAAAGAGAGATCCGGCATATCAACAGCTATATCGACCTGGAAAAAATGCGCCGTTCCGAACGGGTGTATTTCAACTTCTCCATTGAAGGTGATGTTTGCACCAAACGGGTAGCTCCCCTTCTGCTGTTCCCATTGGTAGAAAATTCTTTCAAACATGGGGTGCTTACCGACCCCGGCAAACCGGTGATTTTACAGTTAAACGTAACAGATGAGCAATTGTATTTTTCCCTGGAAAACTACAAGAACAGTCATCTGAAAGACACAGTGGGCGGCATTGGCATTCAGAATGTAAAAAAACGCCTGGAGCTTATCTATGGCAGCCATTTTACTTTCCATGAAACTCAAAACGAGGAGGTGTATAAAGTAAAATTACAATTACCTTTATGAATGAAAATGTCCCTGCTATGTTGCAATGCATGGTAATAGACGACGAACCCCTTGCCATTCAGCTGCTGGTGAACCACATCGGCAAAGTGCCTTTTTTACAACTGGCCGGCACCTTTAACAACCCCATGGAGGCTTTGCTCCACATTAACACAAACCCCATCGACCTCATTTTCCTGGATATTCAAATGCCCCAGTTAAACGGCGTACAGTTTATGCAATTACTGCAAAACCGCGCCCAGGTAATTGTAACCTCTGCGTATGACAAATACGCCATCGATGGGTTTGAACACAATGTGGTGGACTATATGATAAAGCCCATTGCGTTTGAACGATTTTACAAGGCCGCTGAAAAGGCTTATAACCTGAAAAACCCGGGCCAGAAGGCAGAACAACCTAAAGACGCCTACCCTGCCACAGGCGGTTACATTTTTGTGAAGGTGGAAACCAAGATGGTGCGGGTAGAGCTGGACGATATTTTATTTATAGAAGGGCTGAAGAACTATGTATCCATTCAAACAAAAACCCAGCGCATTATTACCCTGCAGGTAATGAAGCAGCTGGAAGAAATATTGCCACCCAATCGCTTCGTACGGGTGCACAAGAGCTACATTATTGCGCTGGACAAGATCACTTCCATCGAGCGCCAGGAGATCACGATCAAAGACCGCATTATTCCTATTGGGATCACTTATCAGGAGCAGTTCTTTAAACTACTGGAGACGAGGAAACCCTAGTAGTGAGTTGTGAGTTGTCAGTTGTGAGTGGGTTCCCGACTGTTCAGAAGTCTAAAAAATCGCGAGCTCACTCACAACTCACTACTGACAACTCACTATTTAATAAACACTATCGTACTGGGATTAATTGCCGGTGAAGTTGAGAAGTTAAACTTCTTATTACCATTCTTATCAAAGCAAAATACCTCGCCTGAAGTTTTGTAATCTTTTGCATCGGTAACGTATACATCGCCATTGGCAGGATCTACATTCACATTATACGGGTTCATTACTTTGGTGCCATCGGTAACGAAGTTGGCGCTCACCTGGGAAAAATCGGTGGTGCTTAATTTACGTACGGTTGCTACGCCATAATAACTGGCCGCGGCATACAGGGCATTGTTATAGTATTTGATGCGGCCTACTGCGGTATCAGCTACTTTTACAACTGAATTGGTGGCAGTGCTTACTTTAACCAGTCTTGATTTATACAAACCGGCATAATCAGGTCCACAGGAGATGTACAAATTACCAGCCTCATCTGAAGTCATATAGCCGGGGTTATAGCCTACGGTTATTTTTTTAGTTTCGGTCATGGTGGTCAGGTCTACTATAGAAACCGTTGAATCGCTCACGGCATTCAATGCACCGGAAACAGCCACATATAATTTATCGCCCAGGATAGCCATTTGCTCCAGGTTGGGCCCGATGTTGATGTCCTTTTCAATAGCCAGGCTGGTGGTATCGATCACTGAAACTTTACCATCCCAGTTAGACACCAATACTTTGCCTTTATAAGACGTTACATAACGTGGCTGACGGTTTACATTGCCGGCGGTTTTAAAACTGATGTTGGTGATCTTTACACCTGTATGCGCATCGGCAACAGTTACCACCCCTGATTCATTCATTACAATATACAGTTTGGTACCATAGATCAACATGTCGTTACCCGTATCGCCCAGTCCGGTACCGCCGTTTGTTTTGGCGAAAAAATCGGTACTGCTAACGCCGGTAGTGTTATTGTAATACGAAAGCATGCTGTTGTTTTGCTGCCACAGTCCTTCGCTCAATACATATACCCCGGTGGTAACTTTTGGCGCCGACGAATCGTCCTTATCTTTTTTACACGATGTTATACCAATTACCAATAGGGATACAAACAAAATGATCCTGTTGTGTTTCATTGCAATGAATTATAAATTATTAAAAAGCAAACTTATTTTCCATGATCTGCCCGGCATTGGGAAATACCGTACCACGTCATACTTTTGATGGGTAATATTATTTACCTCGCCCTTTACCTGCATGGCCACCTGTTTTATGTGCAGCTGCCGGGTAACAAACACATCATGCACGCCCCACCCTTCCACCTGGTTGTAGGCGTTGTTCTCACCCAATACATACCGCAACCCGGAAAACAACAGGCTGTAACCGGCCGTCCATTTACGGTAGCTTACACTGGCCAATGCCGAACCGGAGTGATCGGGTGTATACGGGATGCGGTTCTTCCAGGTAGCAGAAGCGGGGTCAGTAACATCCAGCGCATGCTGAAAGGTGTAACTCATGCGGGTGAACCAGCTTACCTGTTCACTGAAAGCGCCATCTGCTTCAGTGGATACATCCACCCCTTTGATGCTTACCCTGCCCAGGTTCAGCATCGTCCACCCAAACAGGTATTTCCCCGGAATGGCCACTATTTTATCCTTTATTGAATTGTAATACGCATCCACACTGATGCTAAGGTGTTTTACCACGCCCTTCACCGGCGATGCATACACAATGCCGGCATTGTATTGCCGTGCATATTCGGGCCGCAGCGACACATTGCCAATGATGCGGTAATACAGGTCGTTGAAAGTGGGCATTCTGAAAACATGTTTATAAAACAGGCGCAGCATAAACGGGCTTTGCGCCGATACCTTTCCATTAAAGGCGAAGGAAGGTGTTAACTTATTGATGGTGCCGGCGGCTTTGCCACTTTTTACCTGGTCATTGATGGTTGTAAGCAAGGCTGAGCCATTGAGCTGCCAGAGCGGGCGGGCATAATTCAACGCCACGTTGTTCCAAAAGCTTTTACGGGTAGGATACACAAAATCGGCCATATTGGAGTTCAGCTTCATATACGCCGCATCTGACGAGGCGGAGGCTGTTAAACGTTCCCCTATCAGCTGACTCAATGCGGCACTGGCGTAATATTCGTATTGGGTAAACCGGTTATCGAGCCCGTTGGTATTATTCAAATAATCCGGATCGATGTACCGGGTATAGCTGCGGGTGGCCTTTGCAGACACCAGTAACCCCGTTTTGTTATGATTGAAATATTTCCGGTAGCGGCTTTGTAAATAATAGTCTTCATTCCACAAATGCTGCGCAGACCGGTCGTTATAAAAAACCACCGTGCCCGGTAAGCCGCGGCTGCTGTTATACCCCGACAATTTTACCTGCCAGGTGGCGCTGTCGGCAAACTGTTTCAACAAATTCACTTCGCCCTGAAAAGATTTCACATCAGTATTCTGACGTTTGGCGTGTGTTGAGGAAGTACCATTATCGAGATAATACGGATAATTTCCCTTTGAAACAATGCCTTCTGCATTTACCCCAATGGCCATGTGTTTGGGCAATACCAGGTTCATGCCGGCAGCAGGTTGCCATAAACCAAAGGAGCCAGCCTTCAGGCCCGCCTGCCAACGATTGTGTTGCAGGGCTTCGGTTGAAAATGAAAGGGTGTTAATAGACAGCATGGCAGCGGAGGCATAGGCCCGCGCGGGCTGCAGCATAGTTTGTGCATTCGCCTGTTGCAGATCGATGCTTTGCACAAAGGTCACCGAGTACTTGCTCAGGTCTATTTGCCCGGTTTGCGCATCAGACACGGGGATGCCATCGTACGTGATACCGGTATGTTCAGCACCCAGGCTTCTTACCGAAACGGTTTTCAGGCCACCAACACCGCCATAATCTTTTACCAGTACACCAGAGAAGAACCGGGCCGCATCGCCTACCGTAGGCGCATTGATTTGTTGAAGGGTTTGCCGGCTTAATGATTGCGCAGGCGTAATAGCCGTGAAGGTTTGTTTCTTTTTCTGAGAACCTACCGTTACTTTTTCCAACGTTTTTACACTGTCTTGCTGTTGCGCAAAAAGTATAGCCGGCCATAACAGCCAGACGCCAAGGAATGCATATGTGATAAAAGCAGTCTTCAATCAATTGTGTTTGGGCACAACAATGGAACAAACAGTAAAAACAATAAGCGGAGAGACAAAAGCAGGCCTTTTGTTTTTACCAGCTTCTTCCACGAAAGCCGATAAATAAGTTGGCTATGGCAGGTCTTCTGGCTCGTTTCATTTGTTCAACACCTTCCCGCCCTTCCAATGGGGACAGTGGTTGTAGATTGAACACTTGTGGATGCTGACAGATCCACGAAACTTACAGCTGCGGGACAGCCCCGGAGTTACACCGGGTTCCCTTTTAATCCAAATCCCCGTTTAAGTGGGGACCGGAACCATAACTGGCGCAAATGTAGGGTATTTTCGGTATACGCTGGTGAATTACAGAGAAGTTGACAGGTTAACAGGTCGACAAGTTAACACGTTGACGGGTTTACACGTTGACAGGTTAATGGGTAAGAAGGAGGTTTTGGATGTATAAGGGAGGAGGTTGATAGAGTTGACGAAGTTGATAGGGTTGATAAAGGTATTAAACGCTGTATTCCTTGTTAACTTGTTAACCTATCAACTTATCAACTATCCCTCTATCAACTTCGTCAACTTTATCAACCCTATCAACCTACTTCGAAACGCGTACTTCAAATTTATCTTTCAAGCAAGTATAAGGATCAACCACCTCATACACAGTTTTAACAGCAGTGGGTTTTACCGTAATTGTCCTGGTAGTGGCTGTGCCTTTGTTCCATTTGTAGGTACCAATAAAAGAAGCTTTCAGGGTGGCGGTTTCGCCTTTTTTGATGGTGATGATCTCGTTCTTGTTTACGTCTTTCATCATTACAAAGTGGTCCCTGATCAGGCCGTCGGAGCAGATCCATTTCAACACCAGGCGGTTCTCATTTACTTCAAGCATGGAGGCGCCGCCGAGTTCGTTGTATGAATAATAAAAGGCATCGTGCGGATAGGTAGCCTGCCGGGCACCCATGGCGCCGGCTGAACCGGTTACCACATACACTGTTCCCCGGTTGGCCGAATCTTTTATATACGGACAGGAATTGGCGCTGCCATCATACAATGCAGTGGAAGAGCTCAGGTTATGCCGGGCTGCATTGAAAGTGGCTTCCATTCCATAATGCCCGTTCATCAATCGCGATCTTTCGTACAAATGACTGTGTCCGCAAATGATGAGGTCAACCCCATAGCGCTCGAGAATGCGAATGAAGTTCTCTCTTATTTTTACCAGTTCTGTCTCCTGGTCGCTGTTATGCGAGCCCATGGTATACGGCGGATGGTGCCAGTACGCCACAACCCAACCTCTTTTGGTATTGTGAAAGGCGTCGAGGTCTTTTTTTATCCATTGCACCTGGGCGCCCAGGGTATCGTACAGGCGGGTTTCTTTATCTTCCTTTCCGTAGGAGTCAATAGACAGGAAGTGCACATTGCCGATATCAAATGAATAATAGGCCTGGCTGCCGGAAGCTACGCCCCCACACTCCCCATTGGTGGGCATGGAGAAGTTCTGGTAATAGGCAATATCATGGGTTGATTGCGCCGTTGCTTTATACTGATCAAAATCATTGTAGTCGTGGTTACCGGGTGCGGGAAACACAGGATAATGCTTCAGCAGGTTATCTTTATAAATATTGAAGAATTTCTCCTGGAACTCGGGGTCCTGGCCGGAAAAATAAGCATTATCACCCAGCAGGATCCAGGCATCCATCGGTTTATTATCCAGGTACTTTATCACCTGGTCGCGTACCGAGCGCTGGTTAACGGAGTTGTTGCCGCAATCGCCAAACACGCCGATGCGGTAACTGCCTTCTTCACCGGGAGGCGGCAGGGTAACAAAATAATTGTCGGTTCCTTTTTGCAACGTATCACCTGCGCCCCCTCCAATGGCATAATAGTATTTGGTACGGGGAGTAAGACCAGTGATGGTAACCTTGTGCTCAAAAGTGAGCATTGGGTCCGAGGCCAGCCCGGTCAATTTTTTATCATCGGCGCTATAGTTCACCACGCTTCTTTGTAAGGCATCGGTACGCCAGCGGATAACAATACTGGTACTGCTGGCCACCTGTAAATAGGGCCCGCGGATCAAATGCGCCTGCACGTCGATCTTTCTTTGTGCGCTGCTGATGAAGGGCGCCAGCAACCCGGCCAAAGCCATCCCGGCAATTAATTTCGTTTTCAATTACTGATTTGATTTTTTGATGAACAATCCTGTTGGTTCCGCATCATCCAGCGTATGGATAAAGCTTACAATACTGGCAGCTTCGTTGGGCGTAAGGTGTAATGGAAGTGGAGATAAGGTTTGGTTGGGGATGGGCAGTTTTAACCCCGCTGCCCCACCCTGGTTATAAAATTCAATTACGGCTTCCAGGGTTTTGAAAGCGCCATTGTGCATATAGGGCGCCGTGGCAGCCGTATTGCGCACCGTAGGCGTTTTGAAGGCCTGTTTATAGTAGTCCATGGGAAACAGCGGATACCGGCCCATGTCGGTATCTGCTACAGGATGCAACAGATCATCGGTACGCGTAATGCCCGGCACTTCAAATTCCGTACGATCGTATAAGGGCGGCGTTAACCCATTGAACAGCGGCGCAAAATGACAGGTACCGCATTGCGCCTGGCCCATAAACAGGTTGAACCCTTTTATTTCATCTTCACTCAATGCAGGTCCTTTTCCCTGGATGTAATCATCAAACCGGGAACTGCGGGGATTCAAACTGCGCACATATGCGGCTATGCATCGGGCTATTTGATCGATGGGCGATGCAGCGCCCATCAGTTTGCTGTAGGTGGTATCCTGCTGCAGGTGTTTCACCAAAGCGAGTGAATCGGCATTCATTTCCTGTACATTGAACAGCACCGTTTTCACCTGGCTTTGCAGGCTTTCAGCTTTTCCATCCCAGAACTGCCGGTACTGAAATGCGGAATAGAATAACGATGGCGCATTGCGTGGTACGTGCGAATGGCCATCAAATGCATTACTGGTGGTTAGTCCATCGGTGAAATGTTTTTCGGGCTGGTGACAGGTAGCGCAACTGATCTTATTATTGCCAGATAGGCCGGGATCGAAAAACAAGCGGCGGCCCAGACCTATCTGCCATTGCGCGCTGCTATCGGCCCCAAGAAAAGCGATTAAGTTGAGGAAGGCCGGATTGAACAAATCACCTGCTTCATAATTCAATACATGGGTTGTATTCAGTTGTAATTGCAATTCCTTTATGAATACCTGCAACGACCGTTGCAACGGCAGCGCATAGTTGGTTAGAAAATGAAGACGGTCGAAGCTGTCAAAATCAGGATGCTGGTGCAACCAGGCAATGCCGCCTGACAGGTAATTAGCCACCTCCACCCCTGTTTTGGTTGCCTTCTCCCGGAAAGGCTGTAATACCGTTTGCAGGGCGCGGAGCGACATTTCCGACTCGGCAATGCCTGTCTTTAGCAAGGGGGCATCAAACCCGGTTATGCTTAAAGTAATTACCCGTACCAATTCCAGTTGTATGCTTTCCAGCAATTGTTTGTCATTAGCGGTAAAGCCGTATAACAAAGCATTGAGGTCTTTTGCGGAGGAGGTAACCACATCGGCCTGTTGTAATAATTCCAACTTTTTAGTGGCAGGATGCGCCTCATACAACAGGCTTTCTATCACCTGGAATCCGGTTGGTTCCCGGTACTCCATGTAGGGTTCTTCTATCTCATACTTCGGGGCGCTGTTATAAATAAGCGCGGCGCTTTTGAAGAAATATTCCAGGAAGAAGGCGATCTTTTTATACTGTAAGCGGGTGTTCTTTAATGCCAGGCGGGCTTTTATAACAGAAGCAGGATCATCATCCAGCTTATCAATCGACTGCTGCAGCTCACCGGTAGCCGAGGCAAAGACCTCCGCATTGGTTTTGAAATACGCCAATGCAACTGGCACCCCAATATCGGGCTTTGACCGCGTAAAGCCGGCCGCCATTGCCAGGCAGAAGCTCCAAACGATCATTCCGGCGGATATTTTCAAACGTACTGTATGAGTTGCTACAAATTTCACCTGCTATTAAAAGCGGCAAAGAAACGACTTGAATGTTATGGTTATATTAACTGTCTGAACTGCTTATTATTCGACTTTTTTATAACGACAGTGTCGCACTGGTTGAATTTCGCAAACGCCTTCAGGGCATCAGCAAATTTCTTCAGCATGTCCTTAGTAAGTTTCACCGGTTCAAAGTGCAGGTTGTGCACGATCAGTTCGTTTTGTTTGCGATCGGCTTTTGAATCCATGCGTGCTACAAAGGTATCGCCTATGAGTACGGGCAGGGAGAAATAGCCGTATTTCCGCTTGGGCGCCGGCACAAAACATTCTATCTG
The Niastella koreensis GR20-10 genome window above contains:
- a CDS encoding cytochrome c peroxidase, with product MKISAGMIVWSFCLAMAAGFTRSKPDIGVPVALAYFKTNAEVFASATGELQQSIDKLDDDPASVIKARLALKNTRLQYKKIAFFLEYFFKSAALIYNSAPKYEIEEPYMEYREPTGFQVIESLLYEAHPATKKLELLQQADVVTSSAKDLNALLYGFTANDKQLLESIQLELVRVITLSITGFDAPLLKTGIAESEMSLRALQTVLQPFREKATKTGVEVANYLSGGIAWLHQHPDFDSFDRLHFLTNYALPLQRSLQVFIKELQLQLNTTHVLNYEAGDLFNPAFLNLIAFLGADSSAQWQIGLGRRLFFDPGLSGNNKISCATCHQPEKHFTDGLTTSNAFDGHSHVPRNAPSLFYSAFQYRQFWDGKAESLQSQVKTVLFNVQEMNADSLALVKHLQQDTTYSKLMGAASPIDQIARCIAAYVRSLNPRSSRFDDYIQGKGPALSEDEIKGFNLFMGQAQCGTCHFAPLFNGLTPPLYDRTEFEVPGITRTDDLLHPVADTDMGRYPLFPMDYYKQAFKTPTVRNTAATAPYMHNGAFKTLEAVIEFYNQGGAAGLKLPIPNQTLSPLPLHLTPNEAASIVSFIHTLDDAEPTGLFIKKSNQ